One Saccharomycodes ludwigii strain NBRC 1722 chromosome VI, whole genome shotgun sequence DNA segment encodes these proteins:
- the PFA5 gene encoding palmitoyltransferase PFA5 (similar to Saccharomyces cerevisiae YDR459C | PFA5 | Protein Fatty Acyltransferase): MKQECHPTVNENLQSINDAISGSGNNNNNNNNSNNDSNDDLVDSEYIDNSYSSLNTDEPNDDHKHLLSKTHPALLDGITVNVNEHNTKTTTQSKTDLNDKNSSIHKKNKQTKQHNLPYSKPPQIYPCDEQGFPLWCTMCQSIKQPRTHHSSHLNRCIWKFDHYCLWIGQVIGGANYKVFIQYAFSIVIFLSIMFFSIVSLYLPHYNNNKLNEKYIKGNIITVIIITGPFLTFSVMLFLQHCYYTIMNITSIESIQRKSLQQNREFISVLLENNKRYVVECPYSIQKRNYWRRGSILYNIKQQIGPHWYLWFFPTANHEEDQDYKLGEYYLSWIKKQVEIFENSNNNDTSCGSVAYSDTNDSSNNNENDIEKDSNNGFIIDRIYVQGDFL, translated from the coding sequence ATGAAACAAGAATGCCATCCAACTGTAAATGAAAACTTGCAGTCTATCAACGATGCTATTAGTGGtagtggtaataataataataataataataatagtaataatgattCTAATGATGACCTAGTGGATTCTGAATACATAGATAACAGTTACAGTAGTTTAAATACAGATGAGCCGAATGATGATCACAAACACCTGCTATCTAAAACTCATCCAGCTCTTTTGGATGGCATAACCGTCAACGTCAATGAACATAATACTAAGACCACTACACAAAGCAAAACTGATTTAAATGACAAAAATTCATCTATAcacaagaaaaataaacagaCAAAACAACATAATTTACCATATTCAAAGCCACCACAGATCTATCCATGTGATGAACAAGGCTTCCCACTCTGGTGCACAATGTGCCAATCTATAAAACAACCACGCACACACCATTCTTCGCATTTAAATAGGTGTATTTGGAAATTTGACCATTATTGTCTTTGGATAGGCCAAGTAATTGGCGGTGCCAATTATAAAGTATTTATACAATACGCCTTTAGCATagtgatatttttatctattaTGTTTTTCTCTATAGTTTCATTATATTTACCTCactataacaataataagcTGAAtgaaaagtatataaaggGAAACATTATTACAGTGATAATTATAACTGGGccatttttaactttttctgtGATGTTATTCCTACAACATTGCTACTACACAATTATGAATATTACATCAATAGAATCcattcaaagaaaaagtttgCAGCAAAATAGAGAATTTATTAGTGTTTTACttgaaaacaataaaaggTATGTTGTCGAATGTCCATATTCTATCCAAAAAAGGAACTATTGGAGAAGAGGAtccattttatataatataaagcAGCAAATAGGTCCGCATTGGTATTTATGGTTTTTCCCAACTGCAAACCATGAAGAAGATCAAGATTACAAATTGGGAGAATATTATCTTTCTTGGATTAAGAAACAGGTCGAAATATTCGAgaatagtaataacaatgatacTAGTTGCGGTAGTGTTGCATATAGCGATACTAATGAtagcagtaataataatgagaATGATATAGAAAAAGATAGCAACAACGggtttattattgatagaATTTATGTTCAAGGAGATTTTCTTTAG
- the AMD1 gene encoding AMP deaminase (similar to Saccharomyces cerevisiae YML035C | AMD1 | AMP Deaminase): MKPIENSFNGLTLKPIKSEVEVDFSYKEEEEEEEGRGKADQEDEKHVEKVIVDVADQDDLSDHTNFTYHEERALIDENLKHHALNTLGRSSSRTSLSSIISGPDIHTNGNNDFLENSSSPPPPPKSFGRRLSFNAQKSLPDSPAIAATVASSITASNDRNTSLTTQDTTNFSTPLASAVNPTSITPNKNLDEKRSELNYKMGILGDTTADMLDPASMELVDLYSKLQDCRDLRKKYQNISLQRADQNPKNSSDWLIYPPPPKASYNSVTKTVLKVDNKPDMDVFDINEVMIPGEDETFDFELNSDDVYCVYYRNTDNGKDKGEKLVSQVPTLREYYIDLERVINISSDGPAKSFAFRRLQYLEARWNMYSLLNEYQEIAVSKKNPHRDFYNVRKVDTHVHHSACMNQKHLLRFIKHKLRNNGDEKVIFRDGKVLTLNEVFKSLNLTGYDLSIDTLDMHAHKDTFHRFDKFNLKYNPIGESRLREIFLKTDNYIHGKYLAEITKQVISDLEVTKYQNVEYRVSIYGRSIDEWDKLASWVVDNKIFSHNLRWLVQVPRLYDIYMKTGAINNFADIIKNLFQPLFEVTKNPKSHPKLHIFLERVIGFDSVDDESKPDRRFHRKYPPPSLWNSPTNPPYSYYIYYLFANLAFLNQWRAKRGFNTFVLRPHCGEAGDPEHLVTAYLLTEGISHGILLRKVPFVQYLYYLDQIGIAMSPLSNNALFLTYDKNPLPAYFKRGLNVSLSTDDPLQFSYTREPLIEEYSVAAQIYKLSNVDMCELARNSVLQSGWEAQIKKHWIGHNFEKNGVEGNDVEKTNVPDIRINYRYETLETELELVQFYSSINKD; encoded by the coding sequence ATGAAACCAATTGAAAATTCTTTTAACGGGTTAACTTTAAAACCTATCAAATCAGAAGTGGAGGTTGATTTCTCTTataaagaggaagaagaagaagaagaaggaagAGGAAAAGCAGATCAGGAAGATGAAAAACATGTAGAAAAGGTTATTGTTGATGTTGCTGATCAAGATGATCTATCCGATCATACTAATTTTACTTATCATGAAGAAAGGGCTCTAATTGACGAAAATTTGAAACATCATGCATTGAACACTTTAGGCAGATCTTCTTCCAGAACAAGTTTATCTAGTATCATTTCTGGTCCAGATATTCATACTAATGGTAACAACGATTTTCTAGAAAATAGTTCttctcctcctcctcctcctaAAAGTTTTGGAAGAAGACTTAGTTTCAACGCCCAAAAGAGTTTACCGGATTCTCCGGCTATTGCAGCCACAGTTGCCTCTTCTATTACGGCAAGTAATGATAGAAACACCTCTTTAACTACTCAAGATACCACGAATTTTTCCACTCCCCTTGCTTCTGCTGTCAATCCTACTTCTATAACCCCTAATAAAAACCTTGATGAAAAAAGGTCTGAACTGAACTATAAAATGGGTATTTTAGGCGATACTACTGCTGATATGCTAGACCCAGCTTCTATGGAGTTGGTTGATTTATATTCAAAATTGCAGGATTGTAGAGActtgagaaaaaaataccaaaataTCTCTTTGCAAAGAGCAGACCAAAACCCCAAAAACAGTTCTGATTGGCTAATTTATCCACCTCCACCAAAAGCGTCTTATAACTCAGTTACCAAAACGGTTTTGAAGGTGGATAATAAACCCGATATGGATGTTTTTGACATAAATGAAGTTATGATTCCTGGTGAGGATGAAACATTTGATTTTGAGCTTAATTCGGATGACGTCTACTGTGTATATTATCGTAATACTGATAATGGTAAAGATAAAGGGGAAAAACTAGTCTCTCAGGTACCAACTTTAAGAGAATATTATATTGATCTGGAACGTGTTATAAACATATCTTCAGACGGTCCTGCTAAATCTTTTGCTTTTAGAAGGTTGCAGTATTTGGAGGCACGCTGGAACATGTACTCATTGTTGAATGAATACCAAGAAATTGcagtttcaaaaaaaaacccccATAGAGATTTTTATAATGTTCGTAAAGTCGATACACACGTGCACCACAGCGCTTGTATGAATCAAAAGCATTTATTAAGGTTTATTAAGCACAAACTAAGAAACAATGGCGAcgaaaaagttattttcaGAGATGGCAAagttttaactttaaatgAAGTTTTCAAGTCCTTAAATTTGACTGGGTACGACTTATCGATTGATACTTTGGATATGCATGCTCACAAGGATACCTTTCACagatttgataaatttaatttaaagtATAATCCTATTGGCGAGTCTCGTTTGagagaaatttttttaaaaactgaTAATTATATCCACGGTAAATATCTAGCTGAAATCACTAAACAGGTTATTTCTGACTTGGAGGTTACCAAATATCAAAATGTGGAATATAGGGTTTCTATTTATGGTAGGAGTATCGATGAATGGGATAAATTGGCAAGTTGGGTTGTTGATAATAAGATATTTTCTCACAATCTGAGATGGCTAGTTCAAGTCCCACGTCTTTATGATATCTATATGAAGACTGGGgcaattaataatttcgCAGATATcatcaaaaatttatttcagCCTTTGTTTGAAGTTACTAAAAATCCCAAATCGCATCCAAAATTACATATTTTCTTAGAAAGAGTTATTGGGTTTGATTCAGTAGATGATGAGAGTAAACCTGATCGTCGTTTTCATAGAAAGTATCCTCCACCTTCACTATGGAATTCTCCAACGAACCCTCCATATTcctattatatatattatttgtttgctAATTTAGCATTTTTGAACCAATGGAGAGCTAAACGTGGATTCAATACATTTGTTTTGAGACCTCATTGTGGTGAAGCTGGTGATCCAGAACATTTAGTTACTGCATACTTGTTAACAGAGGGAATTTCTCACGGTATTTTGTTAAGAAAGGTGCCATTTGTTCAGTATTTGTACTATTTGGACCAGATTGGTATTGCAATGTCCCCATTGTCCAACAATGCGTTGTTTTTAACGTATGATAAGAATCCACTACCTGCTTACTTCAAACGTGGGTTAAACGTTAGTTTGAGTACGGATGACCCTCTACAATTTTCATATACAAGAGAACCGTTAATTGAAGAATACAGTGTTGCCGCCcaaatttacaaattaaGTAACGTTGATATGTGTGAACTAGCGAGGAATTCCGTTTTACAAAGTGGGTGGGAGgcacaaattaaaaagcaTTGGATTGGCCACAATTTTGAGAAAAACGGGGTTGAGGGTAACGATGTAGAAAAGACCAATGTTCCTGACATTAGGATTAATTATAGGTATGAAACATTAGAAACTGAATTAGAATTAGTACAATTTTATTCCAGTATCAACAAAGATTAA
- the TFB3 gene encoding TFIIH/NER complex subunit TFB3 (similar to Saccharomyces cerevisiae YDR460W | TFB3 | Transcription Factor B subunit 3), with protein sequence MDEEEKREMCPICKTDRYLSPDMKFLVNPECYHKICESCVDRIFSLGPAQCPYEGCDKILRRNKFKTQVFDDVDVEKEVDIRKRVFNVFNKTLEDFDGDENKYNAYLEEVEDIIYNLDNGIDLKATEEKVKTYEDLNRQLILANIERTKQDLKIYEKREQFQKEMKLKKKLLEKQIEQEEKNNQEWAKREIVDQLSAGNDTSEVINNVKKTVKLKKSSARRKLEELNKVLKSNPYSMISNGVLKRQEPRKVPFTPFNGDRDLHKRYALHEDKTYYDPFIKQLQTRKDYIASGFEATLVYDRMLTEAFTGLGCFIQEELSSS encoded by the coding sequence atggatgaagaggaaaaaCGTGAAATGTGTCCAATCTGTAAAACAGATCGTTACTTATCACCGGACATGAAGTTTTTAGTGAATCCAGAATGTTATCATAAGATTTGTGAATCATGTGTTGATCGTATTTTTAGTTTGGGTCCAGCACAATGTCCTTATGAAGGCTGCGATAAGATTTTGCgtagaaataaatttaaaacgcAAGTATTTGATGATGTTGACGTAGAGAAGGAAGTTGATATAAGGAAGAGAGTGTTCAatgttttcaataaaacaCTAGAAGATTTTGATGgggatgaaaataaatacaatgCTTATTTGGAAGAAGTAGAAGATATAATATACAATTTGGACAATGGAATTGATTTAAAGGCTACTGAAGAGAAAGTTAAGACTTATGAGGATTTAAATAGACAACTGATTTTAGCAAATATAGAAAGAACTAAACaggatttaaaaatttatgagAAGAGAGAACAATtccaaaaagaaatgaaactcaaaaagaaacttttagaaaaacaaattgaacaagaagaaaaaaataatcaggAATGGGCTAAAAGGGAAATTGTGGACCAACTATCTGCTGGAAATGACACCAGTGAGGTTATAAATAATGTTAAGAAGACggttaaattaaaaaaatcgtCTGCCAGAAGAAAATTggaagaattaaataaagtCTTGAAAAGTAATCCATATTCTATGATATCTAACGGGGTATTGAAGAGACAAGAGCCTAGGAAGGTCCCATTTACACCATTTAATGGGGATAGAGACTTACACAAAAGATATGCTCTGCATGAAGATAAAACATATTATGATccatttattaaacaattaCAAACTCGTAAAGATTATATAGCATCCGGGTTTGAAGCTACCTTAGTTTATGATAGAATGTTAACTGAGGCATTTACAGGATTAGGATGTTTTATCCAGGAAGAGCTTTCATCTTCTTAG
- the CGI121 gene encoding Cgi121p (similar to Saccharomyces cerevisiae YML036W | CGI121 | homolog of human CGI-121), with translation MLLVLPQFPDYSISINLFTNCNYKGTTQALTSCSVEQAPRAFIKASNIYSTSHLLCAIYKSFIEYKYNRLRTKNLSTEVILSLYSSSNISEAFKQFGVNSDSVDTDNIIVLQIFNNKKSESYDANTNAYGIDNTLLFEILGKNSENLEFNDANLIKIRDISMIKKIYKIKHENSTNNDQIERCIINSIQLRGL, from the coding sequence ATGCTTTTAGTGTTACCACAATTCCCGGATTATTCTATATccattaatttatttaccAATTGCAATTATAAAGGAACAACTCAAGCCTTGACATCATGTTCTGTAGAACAAGCCCCTCGTGCCTTTATCAAAGCATCAAATATTTACTCTACGTCCCACTTATTATGTGCTATctataaaagttttatagAATACAAATATAACAGACTGAGAACCAAAAATTTAAGTACAGAAgttatattatcattatattCAAGTTCTAATATATCAGAAGCGTTTAAACAATTTGGTGTTAATTCTGATAGCGTAGACACTGATAACATAATTGTATTGCAAAtatttaacaataaaaagagtGAATCGTATGATGCTAATACAAATGCATATGGTATCGATaatactttattatttgaaattttgGGTAAAAATTCTGAAAATTTAGAATTCAATGATgcaaatttaattaaaattcgTGACATTTCtatgattaaaaaaatatacaagaTTAAGCATGAGAACAGTACTAATAATGATCAGATAGAAAGATGTATCATAAATTCCATACAATTGAGAGGTTTgtag
- a CDS encoding uncharacterized protein (similar to Saccharomyces cerevisiae YDR458C | HEH2 | Helix-Extension-Helix domain (paralog of YML034W | SRC1)) — protein sequence MNYTDPNFEPSKLTAASLRKILAENDIPFSLNAKKKELLSIFKKEINNINATDKNINLKNSQTVSDTGSDYEEDEDQNEQGQDQEGGNENLAPEIVIKVADINGSVTPKKRKLRKSARASQKEVREDANKNNNDSSSIIDFTRESSDIDGLEIIGESRKSSGVLASPKFSPSTIIPKKRTIEESQKDNNENGNGNVYLNNGNKDTNNNANNAHNRKFSDVTDLLVRKKKMLKSDITVADDSFSKNKRSFSSPITDKVSRKKTTSVSPHKSLIIDKFESTNSSSEDISLTQYTNTNITATNVLDTKKETNANKSGTHHSLKNRSYRVLSSTSNVTNMKQVEQCEQKEKEEIKTDISENNDNSVIYKPVREIDINKLKFNSQVSEGLISPREEKTISEGNGMAEEKPIISFGQTPTFKVNNNNRSEFNENAFTNDTPQKSLENCSEEKMSKSISNKEDDSVTEKQIQPKKKHKAKKNFIEILEDDLKEEMGEEVSEMEDTPELEENTEVSTATNLPSMYDKLLLSLIAVNRFLFKLLIKHLLFSMILLPTLYGLWYRENKIKVGYCNHEMETTRYGLNLPFLNTEKTTKWINSEYPKLSFFSNFFETIGQYVEEHSNPQCVPCPDNALCYPYMELRCKPDYIKKPMNWLSLYGLLPIGGECVRDPAREHIRDEMVTKALELLRVKNAQYECGESEDDELCGLTDLELYQIFYESKKPWVKDDEFNEIWEAVSENLKNEPEIKWRQVNQFTNNSSSKCKDTIEKVDYEKEIISNKKEWDTSSIGAFRSTSKKYTGFRCRFEREIFKTYREHRNMICCIILLFVFIKWLKYRLSNYYKEQDLVNKLVIQVLVKLQKTKKNYESDYRQYRPTTADGDKENRISIMIVPYLSTVQLRDLLLKDVVNLRLKNKIWNKVVKKLEGNNTNVKSSLMEVHGEIMKVWEWIGSISYDDNDESNN from the exons ATGAATTATACAGACCCAAATTTTGAGCCCAGTAAATTAACTGCGGCTTCTTTACGTAAAATATTGGCTGAAAATGACATCCCATTTTCATTGAAtgcaaagaaaaaagaattactttcaatatttaaaaaagagatcaataatattaacgccacagataaaaatatcaatttaaaaaactcACAAACTGTTAGTGATACTGGATCCGATTATGAAGAGGATGAAGATCAAAATGAACAAGGTCAAGATCAAGAGGGGGGGAATGAAAACCTAGCACCTGAAATAGTTATTAAGGTAGCAGACATTAATGGTTCTGTTACACCCAAAAAGAGAAAACTGAGAAAATCTGCGAGGGCATCCCAAAAAGAAGTAAGAGAAGAtgctaataaaaataataatgattcaAGTTCTATTATAGATTTTACCAGGGAATCAAGCGATATTGATGGCTTAGAAATTATTGGAGAGTCTAGAAAGTCAAGCGGTGTGTTGGCTAGCCCGAAATTCTCTCCTTCGACTATTATTCCAAAAAAGAGAACTATTGAAGAATCACAGAAAgacaataatgaaaatggcAATGGCAATgtttatttgaataatggtaataaggataccaataataatgctaacAATGCTCACAACAGAAAATTTAGTGATGTGACTGATTTATTggttagaaaaaaaaaaatgttaaaaagtGATATCACAGTTGCTGATGACAGCTTTTCAAAGAATAAAAGATCTTTTAGTTCTCCTATTACCGATAAAGTTTCTCGTAAAAAAACTACTAGTGTATCGCCTCACAAGTCATTGATAATAGACAAATTTGAATCAACAAATTCCTCATCTGAAGATATTTCTTTAACACAATATACCAATACCAATATCACTGCTACTAATGTTTTAGATACCAAAAAGGAAACTAATGCCAATAAAAGTGGCACACACCATTCGTTGAAAAATAGAAGTTATAGAGTCTTATCTTCAACAAGTAATGTGACAAACATGAAACAAGTAGAACAATGCGAGCAGAAAGAGAAGGAGGAAATAAAGACAGATATCAGCGAAAACAATGACAACAGTGTCATTTATAAACCTGTTAGGGAAATCGACatcaataaattaaaatttaattcacAAGTATCTGAAGGTTTAATTTCTCCTAGGGAAGAAAAAACTATATCCGAGGGAAATGGCATGGCTGAAGAGAAACccattatttcttttggGCAAACACCAACCTTTAAagtcaataataacaatcgTTCCgaatttaatgaaaatgcATTTACTAATGATACTCCACAAAAAAGTTTGGAAAATTGTTCGGAAGAGAAAATGAGTAAATCTATATCTAACAAAGAGGATGACTCTGTAACAGAAAAGCAAATCCAGCCGAAGAAAAAACACAAGgcaaagaaaaactttatAGAGATTTTAGAAGACGATTTAAAGGAAGAGATGGGTGAAGAAGTTAGTGAAATGGAAGACACTCCAGaattagaagaaaataCCGAGGTTTCTACAGCCACAAATTTACCAAGCATGTATGATAAATTGCTATTATCTTTAATCGCTGTCAATCGTTTCTTGTTTAAACTACTAATTaaacatttattattttctatgATTCTTTTGCCTACATTGTATGGACTATGGTATcgtgaaaataaaataaaggtTGGTTACTGCAATCATGAAATGGAAACAACTAGGTATGGACTCAATTTACCATTTCTAAATACTGAGAAAACGACCAAGTGGATAAACAGTGAATATCCCAAATTGTCCTTTTTTAGTAATTTCTTTGAAACTATTGGGCAATATGTTGAAGAACATAGTAACCCCCAATGTGTGCCATGTCCCGATAATGCTCTATGTTATCCATATATGGAATTACGATGTAAACCagattatattaaaaagcCTATGAATTGGTTAAGTCTATATGGTCTTCTTCCAATTGGAGGAGAATGTGTCAGAGATCCAGCAAGAGAACACATTAGGGACGAGATGGTTACTAAAGctttagaattattaaGGGTTAAAAATGCGCAATACGAATGTGGTGAGTCCGAAGACGATGAATTATGTGGGTTAACTGATTTGGAATTGtaccaaattttttatgagTCAAAAAAGCCATGGGTAAAAGATGATGAATTCAATGAAATTTGGGAAGCTGTTAGtgaaaacttaaaaaatgaacCCGAAATAAAATGGAGGCAA GTTAACCAGTTTACAAACAATTCAAGTTCCAAGTGCAAAGATACCATTGAAAAAGTTGACtatgaaaaggaaattatTTCAAACAAGAAAGAATGGGACACGAGCTCCATTGGAGCTTTTCGCTCAACATCCAAGAAGTACACAGGTTTCAGGTGCAGATTTGAAAgggaaatttttaaaacctATAGAGAGCACAGAAACATGATATGTTGTatcatattattatttgtttttattaagtGGTTGAAATATAGACTAagtaattattataaagagCAAGACTTAGTTAACAAATTGGTAATTCAAGTTTTGgttaaattacaaaaaacaaaaaaaaattacgaAAGTGATTATCGTCAATATCGTCCCACAACTGCTGATGGTGACAAAGAAAATCGCATATCAATAATGATAGTTCCTTATTTGAGCACTGTTCAATTAAGAGACCTATTGTTAAAAGACGTTGTTAATTTaagattgaaaaataagataTGGAATAAAGTTGTTAAGAAATTAGAAGGCAACAACACGAATGTGAAGTCCAGCTTAATGGAAGTGCATGGGGAAATAATGAAAGTTTGGGAATGGATCGGATCAATTTCTTACGACGATAATGACGAGAGTAATAACTAA